One genomic window of Motacilla alba alba isolate MOTALB_02 chromosome 3, Motacilla_alba_V1.0_pri, whole genome shotgun sequence includes the following:
- the LOC119699138 gene encoding formin-like protein 5, translated as MRWAAATPPPAQGGAPPAPRPRSAAAWTHRPLPALPSAPPRARADAASAPPRRPRGLSRRLCLAAPPPRAAPAQRPGVAPPPAPRLAARLAGRPHFPGGSPRGRRPSELTRPPAAAAAPPPTNQLRAAPRRAPIGPGGKRGSDRRAAVGWGGTPPIPVPGCPHPYSHPHPLRRAPPARCLARGYLSRRCLHPPSWGSAPLRSKAQPSLPAAPPVPAGLGAENSPCPFLPYLRAGLRRALSGRLRGQLPRHYRIFRPGSGAGDGEPPVQRSRLSCWGERGSDRGSSSGKSSGADGTLFRCCRTPGGGGERLGPRRHVSNFGETRFDRPPPTRPFSARTSFLSRREKSRPLRNNQKSETNKKPQKKTLERRPGDNPGMLQIRKGGGTTRAEIPEKSEPDRTAGRGTGGGGETRTCLEPIKGHIRLEGGVRVMIKGV; from the exons ATGCGCTGGGCGGCAGCAACTCCGCCACCGGCGCAGGGGggcgcgccgcccgccccgcgcccgcgcAGCGCCGCGGCTTGGACACACCGCCCTCTCCCGGCCCTGCCCTCCGCGCCCCCCCGCGCGCGCGCGGACGCCGCGTCCGCACCAccccggcggccgcgggggctCTCCCGTCGCCTTTGTCtggcggcgccgccgccccgcgcagCACCCGCGCAGCGCCCCGGGGtcgcgccgccgcccgcccctcGCCTCGCCGCCCGCCTCGCCGGGCGCCCCCACTTCCCCGGCGGCtccccccgcggccgccggccGAGTGAGCTCACCCggcccccggccgccgccgccgcgccgccgccgaCCAATCAGCtccgcgccgccccgcgccgcgcccccATTGGTCCGGGCGGGAAGCGGGGCTCGGACCGGCGCGCCGcggtggggtggggggggacGCCCCCCATCCCCGTTCCCGGCTGTCCCCATCCTtattcccatccccatcccctccgCCGAGCTCCGCCGGCGCGTTGTCTTGCGCGGGGCTATCTCTCCCGCCGGTGCCTCCATCCGCCGAGCTGGGGGTCCGCTCCCTTGCGTTCAAAAGCACAGCCATccctccccgcagccccgccggtCCCCGCCGGCCTGGGAGCGGAGAACTCGCCGTGCCCCTTCCTCCCCTACTTGCGGGCCGGGCTGCGCCGAGCCCTGAGCGGGCGCTTGCGGGGACAGCTGCCCCGACACTATCGCATCTTCCGcccgggcagcggggcgggAGACGGAGAGCCCCCGGTACAGCGGTCCCgactgagctgctggggagaaCGGGGGAGTGACCGGGGGAGTTCCTCTGGTAAATCCTCTGGAGCAGACGGGACGCTGTTCCGCTGCTGCCGGACCCCCGGGGGCGGTGGGGAGCGGCTCGGCCCCCGCCGCCACGTCTCAAACTTCGGGGAAACGCGTTTCGATCGCCCCCCCCCCACCCGCCCCTTTTCCGCTAGGACCAGCTTTTTATCCCGGCGAGAGAAATCCAGACCTCTCAG gAACAACCAGAAGAGCGAAACAAACAAGAAACCGCAGAAGAAAACATTGGAAAGGCGGCCGGGAGATAATCCAGGAATGCTTCAGATAAGGAAAGGCGGGGGGACTACACGTGCGGAGATACCCGAAAAGTCAGAGCCTGATAGAACGGCTGGAAGAGGGacagggggtgggggggaaacCCGCACTTGTTTAGAGCCTATTAAAGGTCACATCAGGCTGGAGGGTGGGGTGCGGGTGATGATAAAAGGAGTTTAA